A single window of uncultured Tolumonas sp. DNA harbors:
- a CDS encoding circularly permuted type 2 ATP-grasp protein produces the protein MHELTKNYDPNVYYDELIDFSGAPRPPAKRLLKYLDALAADELEKRRLTAEATVQEMGISFTVYTEEGNIDRTWPFDIIPRTIEVKDWVVAEAGLKQRLTALNRFIDDLYHDQNCIKDGIIPEYIITKSKNFRPECVGVSPAYGVWAHICGTDLVRDETGQFYVLEDNLRVPSGVSYMLENRAITKRVLPELFENDDIKPIDAYTSQLFDTLAALSPRKIARPEIVVLTPGIYNSAYFEHAFLAQQMGVELVEGSDLFIGKDDCVYTKTIYGPERVDVIYRRIDDLFLDPEVFDPDSVLGVPGLMRAWKAGNVALANAPGAGVADDKVVYAYVPALIRYYLNEEPILPNVTTYLCEREDHRDYVLKNIDQLVVKPANESGGYGMLVGPHSTRKEQQLFIELIKANPRNYIAQPTLKLSTAPTLIGKGALEPRHLDLRPFILQSKETYVTTGGLTRVAMKKGSLVVNSSQGGGSKDTWIVETKGD, from the coding sequence ATGCATGAACTAACCAAAAATTATGATCCAAATGTTTATTATGATGAATTAATTGACTTTTCTGGGGCTCCCCGTCCTCCCGCTAAAAGACTGCTAAAATATCTGGATGCTCTTGCTGCTGACGAATTGGAAAAGCGCCGCCTGACGGCAGAGGCAACCGTTCAGGAGATGGGGATCAGTTTTACCGTCTACACTGAAGAGGGCAATATCGACAGAACTTGGCCCTTTGACATCATTCCCCGCACTATCGAAGTGAAAGATTGGGTGGTTGCAGAAGCTGGGCTGAAGCAACGACTTACTGCACTGAACCGCTTTATAGATGATCTGTACCACGATCAGAACTGCATTAAAGACGGCATCATCCCTGAATATATCATCACCAAATCTAAAAATTTCCGGCCAGAATGTGTCGGCGTGTCACCGGCTTACGGGGTGTGGGCCCATATTTGCGGCACCGATTTAGTCCGTGATGAAACAGGTCAGTTTTATGTGCTAGAAGACAACCTGCGTGTCCCTTCCGGGGTTTCATATATGCTGGAAAACCGGGCGATCACCAAACGGGTACTTCCTGAATTATTTGAAAATGATGACATTAAGCCTATTGATGCATATACCTCACAACTGTTCGACACGTTGGCTGCACTCTCTCCGCGTAAAATCGCCCGCCCGGAAATCGTGGTTTTAACCCCCGGGATCTATAATTCCGCCTATTTTGAGCACGCCTTTCTGGCACAGCAAATGGGCGTGGAATTAGTCGAAGGCAGTGATCTATTCATTGGTAAAGATGATTGTGTCTATACCAAAACCATCTATGGCCCTGAGCGGGTTGATGTTATTTATCGCCGGATCGACGATCTGTTCCTTGATCCGGAAGTGTTTGATCCTGATTCTGTGCTTGGGGTGCCAGGGCTGATGCGGGCATGGAAAGCCGGTAATGTCGCACTGGCGAATGCACCAGGAGCCGGTGTTGCCGATGACAAAGTGGTGTATGCCTATGTACCGGCGTTGATCCGTTACTATCTGAACGAAGAACCGATTTTACCCAACGTCACCACCTATTTGTGCGAACGGGAAGATCACCGCGACTATGTGCTGAAGAATATCGATCAGTTGGTCGTAAAACCGGCGAATGAATCGGGTGGTTACGGCATGCTGGTTGGCCCGCACTCGACCCGGAAAGAGCAGCAATTATTTATTGAACTCATCAAAGCGAATCCGCGTAACTATATCGCACAGCCGACATTAAAACTCTCAACTGCACCAACACTGATCGGCAAAGGAGCGCTCGAACCACGCCATCTGGACTTGCGTCCGTTCATTTTGCAAAGCAAAGAGACTTATGTCACTACCGGCGGATTGACTCGGGTGGCGATGAAAAAAGGATCTCTTGTCGTTAATTCGTCACAAGGTGGCGGTAGTAAAGACACATGGATTGTTGAGACAAAGGGAGACTAA
- a CDS encoding alpha-E domain-containing protein — protein MLSRVAERLYWSARYLERAENTARLVSVYDDLLYDLPRDIAISWYNLIEINSGVELFEQRYKIKDERNVLKFLLADDSNPGSLLSSLKMVRENIRTTRDVVPGEMWELINELDLYAKKHMKQGINRSERHTYLNTIIEGCQKIIGLLSGSMDRDAGWSFLNIGRYLERADMNTRILDAANSLLMQSREEESVKLGQVIWSKVLKSQSAYLSFRRTMRCSIKGAMATTFLLTDPHFPRSQRFCLEQIKLAASSLPRSEVIAEQVDALLNNTHGVEKSDDLNQKFSRYLNDIQLRIITLHHQIKDNWFQYL, from the coding sequence ATGCTATCAAGAGTGGCGGAACGCCTTTACTGGAGCGCACGTTATCTTGAACGTGCGGAAAATACAGCACGCTTAGTCAGTGTCTATGATGATCTGCTTTACGATTTACCACGAGATATCGCTATCTCTTGGTACAACCTGATCGAAATTAATAGTGGCGTTGAACTGTTTGAACAGCGTTACAAAATAAAAGATGAACGGAATGTGCTGAAATTTTTGCTGGCCGATGACAGCAATCCGGGTTCACTTTTATCATCATTAAAGATGGTGCGGGAAAATATCCGGACCACTCGGGATGTGGTTCCCGGTGAGATGTGGGAGCTGATCAACGAACTGGATCTATATGCAAAAAAGCATATGAAACAAGGGATCAATCGTTCTGAACGGCACACTTACCTCAATACTATCATTGAAGGGTGCCAGAAAATTATCGGCCTTCTGAGCGGTTCAATGGACAGAGATGCCGGCTGGAGTTTTCTGAATATCGGGCGCTATCTGGAACGGGCGGATATGAACACCCGGATTCTGGATGCGGCAAACTCGCTGCTGATGCAATCACGAGAAGAAGAGAGTGTTAAGCTGGGCCAGGTGATCTGGTCAAAGGTACTCAAATCACAAAGCGCCTATCTGAGTTTTCGCCGCACCATGCGCTGCTCCATTAAGGGGGCAATGGCCACCACATTCCTGCTGACTGATCCGCATTTCCCGCGCTCACAACGCTTTTGTCTGGAACAGATCAAACTGGCCGCAAGTTCACTGCCACGTTCTGAAGTTATTGCCGAACAGGTAGATGCACTGCTGAATAACACTCACGGTGTTGAAAAATCAGATGATTTAAATCAGAAATTCAGCCGTTATCTGAATGACATTCAATTACGTATTATCACATTACATCATCAGATTAAAGATAACTGGTTTCAGTATCTGTAG
- a CDS encoding transglutaminase family protein, translated as MTIRVAIQHKTTYEFDRFINVSPHILRLRPAPHSRTHIHGYSLKVHPENHFINWQQDPFSNYQARLVFPEKTQKLEFEVEVIADMTVINPFDFFIEKYAETFPFDYDLALKDELAPYLKISEDGPELKKWLSDITKTETRIVDFLVQLNSRLANEIEYGIRMEPGVQTCKETLTLKKGSCRDTAWLLVQIFRHLGLAARFVSGYLVQLTADIKALDGPSGPEQDFTDLHAWCEVYLPGAGWIGLDPTSGLFAGEGHIPLACTAEPASAAPISGFTDKCECKFSYSNVVIRIHEDPRVTKPYSDDEWLNIKALGRAVDAELQEGDVRLTMGGEPTFVSIDDMDSAQWNTEALGADKLRLAKDLLLRMKEKFGGNGLLHYGQGKWYPGEEVPRWALGCFWRTDGEALWHNPELLARVDKNYGYDEPHARQFGAALCQQLGLAESYLQPAFEDTLYYLWQERALPADADPRKADLNDDLERRRLAKLLTRGLDKPTGYILPIEFDGIQWQSSLWQMRAEVITLIPGDSPMGYRLPLNSLPAVSEEEIDAERDPFEPRDALPLFSIASDAPTIAAQQALQPQNQPRLKIVKNVVRTALCLEPRDGKLHLFLPPVTYLENYVALINAIEAVATKLNLPVVIEGYEPPKDYRLQKFLITPDPGVIEVNIHPAKNWDELVFNTETLYEQAYLSRLSAEKFMLDGRHTGTGGGNHITLGGCTPADSPLLRRPDLLRSLVTYWQHHPGLSYLFSGMFIGPTSQAPRPDEGREEMLYEMEIAFSNIPDGFVEEPWLVDRLMRNLLVDITGNTHRSEFCIDKLYAAGTSSGRQGLLEFRGFEMPPHARMSLVQMLLLRCLVARFWAEPYKKPLIRWGTQLHDKFMMPHYVWQDIKEVVDDLQSHGYPFKLEWLRPFEEFRFPHYGRQVIDGIELELRWAIEPWHVLGEEVTQSGTARYVDSSVERLQIRLSGMTDGRHVLACNGRRVPLSPTGRHGEMVGSVRYRAWAPPSALHPTLGVDTPLIFDLIDTWNGLSIGGCTYHVSHPGGRNYDTLPVNSNEAEARRINRFWGHGFTQGLLTPPPAFNALRKFYEHDQVPQPMEPPVEEANFEYPHTLDMRKKYTRL; from the coding sequence ATGACGATCCGCGTTGCAATACAGCATAAAACCACCTATGAATTCGACCGTTTTATCAATGTCTCACCCCATATTTTACGTCTGCGTCCGGCACCTCATTCCCGTACACACATTCATGGTTATTCGCTGAAAGTTCATCCGGAAAATCATTTCATTAACTGGCAACAAGATCCTTTTAGTAACTATCAAGCCCGTTTGGTTTTTCCGGAAAAAACTCAGAAACTTGAGTTTGAGGTGGAAGTTATTGCGGATATGACCGTTATCAATCCGTTCGACTTCTTCATTGAGAAATATGCTGAAACATTCCCGTTTGATTATGATCTCGCATTAAAAGATGAGCTGGCACCTTACCTGAAAATTTCTGAAGATGGCCCAGAGTTGAAAAAATGGCTGTCTGACATCACAAAAACCGAAACCCGGATCGTGGATTTTCTGGTACAGCTCAACAGCCGGCTGGCGAATGAAATTGAGTATGGCATCAGAATGGAGCCCGGCGTGCAGACTTGCAAAGAGACGCTGACGCTGAAAAAAGGCTCCTGTCGCGATACCGCTTGGTTACTGGTGCAGATTTTCCGGCATCTGGGGCTGGCAGCCCGGTTTGTCTCTGGTTATCTGGTACAGCTGACTGCCGATATCAAAGCGCTCGATGGGCCATCCGGGCCTGAGCAGGATTTCACTGATCTGCACGCCTGGTGTGAGGTTTATCTCCCTGGCGCCGGTTGGATCGGGCTTGACCCGACCAGTGGTCTGTTCGCCGGAGAGGGCCATATCCCTCTGGCATGTACAGCAGAACCGGCCTCTGCCGCACCTATCAGTGGTTTTACGGATAAATGCGAATGCAAATTCAGCTATTCCAACGTGGTGATTCGCATTCATGAAGATCCACGGGTGACGAAACCTTACAGTGATGATGAATGGCTGAATATTAAGGCTCTGGGACGCGCCGTTGATGCAGAGTTACAGGAAGGGGATGTTCGTTTAACCATGGGCGGTGAGCCGACGTTTGTTTCCATCGATGATATGGATTCCGCCCAGTGGAACACGGAAGCACTGGGAGCCGATAAACTCAGGTTGGCCAAAGATCTACTGCTGCGAATGAAAGAAAAATTCGGTGGCAATGGTTTGCTGCATTATGGTCAGGGCAAGTGGTATCCGGGCGAAGAAGTTCCCCGCTGGGCATTAGGATGTTTCTGGCGCACCGACGGCGAAGCCTTGTGGCATAACCCTGAGTTGCTGGCGCGGGTAGATAAAAATTATGGTTATGACGAACCACATGCCCGCCAGTTTGGCGCTGCTTTATGTCAGCAACTGGGCCTTGCTGAGTCATATCTGCAACCCGCCTTTGAAGATACTCTCTATTATCTGTGGCAGGAACGCGCGTTACCCGCTGATGCTGACCCACGAAAAGCGGATCTGAACGATGATCTGGAACGTCGCCGGCTGGCAAAACTGCTCACCCGTGGGCTGGATAAACCCACAGGCTATATTTTGCCAATTGAGTTTGACGGGATTCAGTGGCAAAGCAGCCTGTGGCAGATGCGGGCAGAGGTGATCACGCTGATCCCCGGCGACAGCCCGATGGGTTACCGCCTGCCACTGAATTCATTGCCAGCGGTTTCTGAAGAAGAGATTGATGCCGAGCGTGATCCGTTCGAGCCAAGAGATGCGCTGCCACTGTTTTCTATTGCCAGTGATGCACCAACCATTGCCGCACAACAAGCTTTGCAGCCGCAAAACCAGCCCCGGCTGAAAATTGTAAAAAATGTGGTTCGCACCGCATTGTGCTTAGAACCTCGGGACGGAAAACTGCATCTGTTCCTGCCTCCAGTGACTTATCTGGAAAATTATGTCGCACTGATTAATGCAATAGAAGCGGTTGCCACCAAACTTAATCTGCCGGTTGTTATTGAAGGCTATGAACCACCGAAAGATTACCGTTTACAGAAGTTTTTGATCACCCCTGATCCCGGTGTTATTGAGGTCAATATTCATCCGGCCAAAAACTGGGATGAGCTGGTGTTCAACACTGAAACACTTTATGAACAGGCTTATCTGTCGCGGTTAAGTGCTGAAAAATTCATGCTGGACGGCCGGCATACCGGCACTGGTGGCGGTAACCATATCACCCTGGGGGGCTGTACACCGGCAGACAGCCCGCTGCTCCGGCGCCCGGATCTGCTGCGTAGTCTGGTGACATACTGGCAACACCATCCAGGGCTGTCATATCTGTTTTCCGGCATGTTTATCGGCCCAACCAGCCAGGCTCCACGCCCGGACGAAGGCCGTGAAGAGATGCTCTATGAGATGGAGATCGCCTTCAGCAATATTCCAGATGGTTTTGTCGAAGAGCCCTGGCTGGTTGACCGTCTGATGCGCAACTTGCTGGTTGATATCACGGGTAATACACATCGATCTGAATTCTGTATTGATAAATTGTATGCCGCAGGCACCAGTAGTGGCCGTCAAGGTTTATTGGAGTTCCGGGGTTTTGAAATGCCGCCGCATGCACGCATGTCACTGGTACAAATGCTGTTACTGCGTTGTCTGGTTGCCCGTTTCTGGGCGGAACCGTACAAAAAACCACTGATCCGCTGGGGCACACAGCTGCATGATAAATTTATGATGCCGCATTATGTCTGGCAGGACATCAAAGAGGTGGTTGATGACCTGCAAAGTCATGGTTATCCGTTCAAACTGGAGTGGTTGCGACCATTCGAAGAGTTCCGCTTCCCGCACTATGGTCGTCAGGTGATTGATGGCATTGAGCTGGAGTTGCGTTGGGCGATTGAACCCTGGCATGTGCTGGGTGAAGAGGTAACACAATCTGGCACCGCGCGGTATGTCGACTCGTCAGTAGAGCGCCTGCAAATACGCTTGTCCGGCATGACAGACGGACGCCATGTGCTGGCCTGTAATGGCCGACGGGTACCGTTAAGTCCGACAGGTCGCCACGGCGAAATGGTCGGTTCCGTCCGTTACCGGGCATGGGCACCACCATCAGCACTGCATCCAACCCTCGGTGTTGATACGCCATTAATCTTTGATTTGATTGATACATGGAACGGTCTGTCTATTGGTGGCTGCACCTATCATGTCAGCCATCCGGGTGGCAGAAACTACGATACATTACCGGTAAACAGCAACGAAGCAGAAGCCCGGCGTATCAATCGCTTCTGGGGTCATGGCTTTACACAGGGGTTACTGACTCCACCACCGGCGTTTAATGCCCTGCGGAAGTTCTATGAACACGATCAGGTGCCACAGCCAATGGAGCCGCCGGTTGAAGAGGCTAACTTCGAATACCCGCATACTTTAGATATGAGAAAAAAGTATACTCGGCTGTAG
- a CDS encoding circularly permuted type 2 ATP-grasp protein, with protein MTSTASDFMAPPVSPEGAYNEALDITHSTRPHWQQVMTTLAGLGTEGMQKRQRQAQRILRDDGATYNLNSDPLSPNVWSLDIVPCLLDSTEWQGIEQGLVQRSILFDLMYKDLYGEQRLLKEGIIPSEIIFAHPGFLRQCHGMRQPGVRQLIFHAADMVRGADGQFVVIGDRTQAPSGTGYVLENRTAVSRVIPTLFHNSNVRRLSVFFHALRNTLANLASHKTDTPRIVVLTPGAYSSTYFEHAYLANYLGFPLVQGGDLTVRNGRVWMKSLNGLSEVDVILRRMDDAYCDQTELRSDSRLGVPGLLEVARNGNVVLANPLGSGVLEAPALLSFLPEISQFLMGENLTLPTVKTWWCGNPSDFQYIHENINQLIIKPAYRSFNSKSIYGHSLDSQAREKTLQLMRANPQAYVAQSYIPGSLVPIWNNSQLENRPCIFRTFTVAHKDSYCVMPGSLSRVAESAEESIVTDLSGARSKDTWILNHEPDTTHISLSESIPRDEALVTNLPSRVIENLFWFGRYAERAEMSLRLMRTIFKQLNGVEYFPPESSEVLLGAISHLTGALPGFSHNPTLWQNPDKELAALVTDSERVGSIKFNLHNMLSCGEQVKEMLSADTRIILNELRDHIHAVEQAYKEGLPAVPEESLDSLVTSLLALSGLNHESMLRGMDWMFQEIGRRAERARLTATLLKHTLTKPLPSMQQQQILESVLLSVEALISFRRRYRGRNNIAFGLDLLMSDITNPRSLIYQIELLRKYLAELPHNGNQPLGLVPESRQIIKSQNDILLADLESLEQIDEESGLRKNLEALMTQITQQIEQFTALLSDKYFDHTAGPQPLNNTTWKTDL; from the coding sequence ATGACATCGACTGCTTCTGACTTTATGGCACCCCCCGTTTCACCGGAGGGTGCCTACAACGAGGCGTTGGATATAACGCATTCGACACGACCGCACTGGCAACAGGTTATGACCACCCTTGCTGGTTTAGGAACAGAAGGGATGCAAAAACGCCAGCGTCAGGCTCAGCGTATTCTTCGAGATGATGGTGCGACCTATAACCTGAACAGCGATCCGCTCTCACCCAATGTTTGGTCACTGGATATCGTTCCCTGCCTGCTCGACAGCACTGAATGGCAGGGGATCGAGCAGGGTCTGGTACAGCGTTCTATACTGTTCGATCTGATGTATAAAGATCTCTATGGCGAACAACGCTTGCTGAAAGAGGGGATCATCCCTTCCGAAATCATCTTTGCACATCCGGGTTTTTTGCGGCAGTGCCATGGTATGCGGCAACCCGGGGTCCGGCAGCTGATTTTTCATGCGGCAGATATGGTTCGCGGTGCCGATGGACAGTTTGTGGTGATTGGTGACCGAACTCAGGCACCGAGTGGCACAGGCTACGTGCTGGAAAACCGTACCGCTGTCTCCCGCGTGATCCCGACGCTGTTTCATAACAGCAATGTACGGCGTCTATCCGTTTTTTTTCATGCGTTACGCAACACACTGGCTAATCTGGCCAGCCACAAAACAGATACCCCCAGAATCGTGGTGCTGACACCGGGTGCATACAGCAGCACCTACTTTGAACACGCCTATCTGGCGAACTATCTTGGTTTCCCGCTGGTTCAGGGGGGCGACTTAACTGTGCGCAATGGCCGTGTCTGGATGAAATCGCTAAATGGTTTATCAGAGGTTGATGTCATTCTGCGCCGAATGGATGATGCCTATTGTGACCAAACAGAGCTGCGTTCTGATTCCCGCTTAGGTGTGCCCGGTTTACTGGAGGTTGCCCGCAACGGTAATGTCGTGCTGGCTAATCCATTAGGTTCCGGGGTACTCGAAGCACCGGCTCTGCTCTCCTTCTTACCAGAGATCAGCCAATTCCTGATGGGGGAAAACCTCACCCTGCCCACGGTGAAAACTTGGTGGTGCGGCAATCCGTCCGATTTTCAGTATATTCATGAAAATATCAACCAGTTGATCATTAAGCCAGCCTACCGCAGTTTTAACAGCAAAAGCATTTACGGCCATAGTCTGGATAGTCAGGCGCGGGAAAAAACGCTGCAACTGATGAGAGCTAATCCGCAGGCCTATGTTGCACAGAGCTACATTCCCGGTTCTCTGGTGCCTATCTGGAACAACTCCCAGTTGGAAAACCGCCCGTGTATCTTCCGGACATTCACTGTGGCGCACAAAGACAGCTATTGTGTCATGCCAGGCAGTCTCTCGCGGGTTGCAGAATCGGCGGAAGAGAGCATTGTAACCGACCTTTCCGGCGCAAGAAGTAAAGATACCTGGATACTGAATCATGAACCGGATACCACACATATTTCATTAAGCGAGTCGATCCCACGGGATGAAGCGCTGGTTACAAACCTGCCCAGCCGCGTTATTGAAAATCTTTTCTGGTTTGGCCGCTATGCTGAAAGGGCGGAAATGAGCCTGCGACTGATGAGAACCATTTTCAAACAGCTAAACGGGGTGGAATATTTTCCACCGGAAAGCAGCGAAGTCCTGCTGGGGGCTATCTCTCATTTGACTGGCGCACTGCCGGGTTTTAGCCATAACCCGACCTTGTGGCAAAACCCGGACAAAGAGTTGGCTGCACTGGTCACCGACAGCGAGCGGGTTGGTTCGATCAAATTCAACCTGCACAACATGCTGTCATGTGGTGAGCAAGTAAAGGAAATGCTTTCTGCCGATACCCGGATTATTCTCAACGAACTGCGTGATCATATACACGCCGTTGAGCAGGCCTATAAAGAGGGTCTGCCGGCGGTTCCCGAAGAGTCACTCGATAGTCTGGTTACATCACTGCTGGCACTGTCAGGGCTGAACCATGAGAGCATGTTGCGCGGCATGGACTGGATGTTTCAAGAGATTGGCCGTCGTGCAGAACGGGCCAGACTGACCGCGACACTGCTAAAACACACACTGACTAAACCATTGCCTAGTATGCAACAGCAGCAGATTTTAGAATCGGTTCTCTTGAGTGTGGAAGCGCTGATCTCATTTCGCCGCCGTTACCGGGGCCGGAACAATATCGCTTTTGGGCTTGATCTGCTGATGAGTGATATCACCAATCCCCGTTCGCTGATTTATCAGATCGAGCTGTTGCGTAAGTACCTTGCTGAGCTACCACATAATGGCAATCAGCCTTTAGGGCTGGTGCCGGAAAGCCGCCAGATCATCAAATCACAGAATGATATCTTGCTGGCAGATCTGGAATCGCTGGAACAGATCGATGAGGAAAGCGGATTACGGAAAAATCTGGAAGCTCTGATGACGCAGATCACGCAGCAGATCGAACAGTTTACCGCTTTACTGAGCGATAAATATTTTGATCATACCGCTGGCCCGCAGCCACTGAACAACACAACATGGAAGACCGATTTATGA
- a CDS encoding transglutaminase family protein: MRYRVRHLTEYKYNKPVSLCYNMTHLLPRDTPSQRCLHHRIQITPTPVYQSEGTDYFGNQTYYFSIQEPHEKLTIDVESYFETGVNELVTSGSMRPTTCGEFRQWLVFPATPELRMVKEYLLDSTLIRRSELLAEYARASFHDDMPVLQATIDFMHKIFQEFTFDPVATTVSTPPEQVLEEKRGVCQDFAHLAIACIRSIGLPARYISGYLETLPPPGVEKLVGADASHAWFSVFIPEFGWVEFDPTNDLMPGEQHIVTAWGRDYADVTPLQGVIFDGGETLALQVSVDVQRV; the protein is encoded by the coding sequence ATGAGATATCGCGTACGCCATCTCACGGAATACAAATACAATAAACCGGTCAGTTTGTGCTACAACATGACCCATCTGTTGCCAAGGGATACTCCCAGTCAGCGTTGCCTGCATCACCGGATCCAGATCACGCCGACACCGGTTTATCAAAGTGAAGGTACCGATTATTTTGGTAATCAAACCTATTATTTTTCCATTCAGGAACCACACGAAAAACTGACTATCGATGTGGAAAGCTATTTTGAGACTGGCGTGAACGAGCTGGTCACGTCTGGCAGTATGCGCCCGACAACCTGTGGCGAGTTTCGGCAGTGGCTGGTTTTTCCGGCAACCCCGGAACTGCGGATGGTCAAAGAGTACCTGCTTGATTCGACACTGATCCGCCGCTCTGAATTGCTGGCTGAATATGCACGGGCATCGTTTCACGATGACATGCCCGTACTTCAGGCTACCATCGACTTTATGCATAAAATCTTTCAGGAATTCACGTTTGATCCGGTGGCGACAACCGTCAGCACGCCACCAGAACAGGTATTAGAAGAAAAACGGGGCGTTTGTCAGGACTTCGCTCATCTTGCAATTGCCTGTATCCGCTCAATCGGCCTACCGGCCCGCTATATCAGCGGTTATCTGGAAACACTACCGCCACCGGGTGTAGAAAAGCTGGTCGGTGCCGATGCCTCGCATGCCTGGTTTTCGGTCTTTATTCCCGAATTTGGCTGGGTTGAATTTGACCCGACCAATGATCTGATGCCGGGAGAACAACATATCGTCACCGCATGGGGGCGTGATTATGCCGATGTAACCCCATTACAGGGCGTTATTTTTGATGGCGGAGAAACACTGGCTCTGCAGGTTTCTGTCGATGTACAGCGGGTTTAG
- a CDS encoding leucine-rich repeat-containing protein kinase family protein translates to MQTIDQLRSGELAGVRRLNLCCGLTQFPSEIFDLADTLEILDLSGNALSELPDDLYRLHKLRIIFCSNNQFIELPEVLGRCAELSMIGFKANKIRCVSAKSLPAKLRWLTLTDNEIEALPQEIGDCHYLQKLMLAGNRLQTLPPTLANCKRLELLRIAANQLHTFPTWLLSLPRLSWVAYSGNPFSAALESGALADSSLDDIHWDSLEIDQLLGEGASGVIHRAKYADEDSTHVAVKLFKGDVTSDGLPQCEMAASVSAGAHPNLINVLGRVTEHPSGANGLVMELIDAEFSNLAGPPSLDSCTRDVYSADACFELPVALRIARSIVSVAQHLHQRGIMHGDLYGHNILHCGEGRTLLGDFGAASFYATDDRTLADALQKLEVRAFGCILEELIERCSVSELTQHVLYQLNALMLACVREENQLRPDFNEIGRQLAAISRAYELKTEHAGAI, encoded by the coding sequence ATGCAAACAATCGACCAGCTCCGATCAGGCGAATTAGCTGGTGTCCGACGTCTGAATTTATGTTGTGGATTAACGCAGTTTCCATCGGAAATATTTGATCTGGCGGATACGCTGGAGATCCTCGATCTATCTGGTAATGCTTTATCTGAGTTACCGGATGATCTTTATCGATTGCATAAATTGCGGATTATTTTTTGTTCTAATAATCAATTTATCGAGTTACCAGAAGTGTTAGGGCGATGCGCTGAATTGAGCATGATTGGTTTTAAAGCGAATAAGATCCGCTGCGTTTCGGCCAAATCACTACCGGCAAAATTACGCTGGTTAACACTGACGGATAACGAAATAGAGGCATTACCGCAAGAGATCGGTGATTGCCATTATCTGCAGAAATTGATGCTGGCAGGAAACCGGCTACAGACCTTACCGCCGACGCTGGCTAACTGTAAACGGCTGGAATTATTACGTATTGCTGCCAACCAACTGCATACATTCCCAACCTGGTTGCTTTCTTTACCGCGGTTATCCTGGGTAGCGTATTCCGGTAATCCATTCAGTGCTGCGTTGGAATCCGGAGCTTTAGCCGATTCATCCCTTGATGATATTCATTGGGATAGTCTGGAAATTGACCAGTTATTGGGGGAAGGGGCGTCAGGTGTCATTCACCGGGCGAAATATGCCGACGAAGACTCTACCCATGTTGCGGTAAAGTTGTTTAAAGGCGACGTAACCAGTGACGGTTTACCGCAGTGCGAAATGGCAGCTTCGGTCAGTGCCGGAGCACATCCCAACCTAATCAATGTACTCGGCAGGGTAACTGAACATCCATCCGGCGCTAATGGCTTAGTGATGGAATTGATCGATGCTGAATTTAGTAATCTTGCGGGCCCGCCGAGTTTAGATTCCTGCACCCGTGATGTTTATTCTGCCGATGCTTGTTTTGAGTTACCGGTTGCATTGCGTATTGCTCGAAGCATTGTCTCTGTTGCACAGCATTTGCATCAGAGAGGGATCATGCACGGTGATCTCTACGGGCATAATATTCTGCATTGTGGTGAAGGCCGAACCTTGCTCGGTGATTTCGGTGCCGCATCATTTTATGCCACCGATGATCGAACATTAGCTGATGCATTGCAAAAGCTGGAAGTCAGGGCGTTTGGTTGCATATTGGAAGAGCTGATTGAGCGATGTTCCGTATCTGAGCTGACACAACATGTGCTTTACCAACTAAACGCTTTAATGTTGGCTTGTGTTCGCGAGGAAAATCAGTTGCGACCTGATTTTAATGAAATAGGTCGGCAGCTTGCGGCTATCAGCCGCGCGTATGAGCTAAAAACTGAACATGCCGGTGCAATATAA
- a CDS encoding DUF1289 domain-containing protein, whose product MGEPNHHEQLELFPIPSPCIGYCETDNKGYCLGCFRSREERFQWLKYSPAQQREIIRLCRQRKYRRLLAAKNETAAPASDEMPTLPLFDDE is encoded by the coding sequence ATGGGTGAACCAAATCATCACGAGCAATTAGAGCTGTTTCCTATCCCCAGCCCTTGTATCGGTTATTGTGAAACTGATAACAAGGGTTATTGTTTGGGGTGTTTTCGTTCGCGTGAAGAACGCTTTCAATGGCTAAAATATAGCCCCGCACAACAACGTGAAATCATTCGGTTGTGCCGCCAACGTAAATATCGCCGCTTATTAGCTGCCAAAAATGAAACGGCAGCGCCAGCATCAGATGAAATGCCAACACTGCCATTATTTGATGATGAGTAA